Proteins encoded in a region of the Hypomesus transpacificus isolate Combined female chromosome 17, fHypTra1, whole genome shotgun sequence genome:
- the LOC124479000 gene encoding cytochrome P450 2K1-like, translating to MSVLDSVVLQTPSLVTLLGTVVFLLLFYLLTSSSQEQGKDPPGPRPLPLLGNLLMLDLKRPHKTLCELSKEYGSVFTVYFGPKKVVVLAGYKTVEQALVNHAVEFGDREITPAFHLINQGHGILFANGDSWKELRRFALTTLRDFGMGKKMSEEKIIDECRYLIEEFEKHEGKAFDTTFPVNYASSNIISAIVYGNRFDYTDPQFKAMVESAKRRINITGSASVRVYNMFPRLGPLIKNVRALLALTEEFTRGLSDLITGLKETLDSQVCRGFVDAFLTKKQKLEESGIADSHYSDNNLIFSVSNLFAAGTDTTGTTLCWSLLIMAKYPNIQDKVHEEISRVIGSRQVYVEDRKNLPYTDAVIHETQRLADIVPMSIPHITSRDVTFQGYFIKKGTTVVPLLTTVLHDESKWESPHTFNPAHFLDAQGRFVKREAFMPFSAGRRVCLGEGLARMELFLFFTSLLQHFRFSPPPGVTEDDLDLTPAVGFILNPSPHKLCAVSRV from the exons ATGTCTGTGTTGGATAGTGTTGTTCTCCAGACTCCCAGCTTGGTGACTCTGCTAGGGACTGTGGTGTTTCTGCTGCTCTtctacctcctcacctccagctcccAAGAACAGGGGAAGGATCCTCCAGGACCCAGACCACTACCTCTGCTGGGGAACTTGCTGATGCTGGATCTCAAGAGGCCACACAAAACACTTTGTGAG ctCTCCAAGGAATATGGATCAGTGTTCACAGTCTATTTTGGACCCAAGAAAGTTGTGGTCCTGGCAGGGTACAAGACAGTTGagcaggctctggtcaaccatGCTGTAGAATTTGGAGACAGAGAAATCACCCCTGCGTTTCACCTTATCAACCAAGGACATG GGATCCTGTTTGCTAATGGAGACTCCTGGAAAGAGTTGAGGCGCTTTGCTCTCACAACCCTCAGAGACTTTGGGATGGGCAAGAAGATGAGTGAGGAGAAGATCATAGACGAATGTCGATACCTCATTGAAGAGTTTGAGAAACATGAGG GCAAAGCATTTGACACAACTTTTCCAGTGAATTATGCTTCCTCCAATATCATCTCAGCCATTGTGTACGGCAACAGATTTGATTACACTGACCCCCAATTCAAAGCCATGGTGGAGAGCGCCAAGAGGAGAATTAACATAACAGGCTCTGCATCAGTCCGG GTGTACAACATGTTTCCAAGGCTGGGCCCATTGATTAAGAACGTACGTGCGTTGCTAGCTCTAACAGAAGAGTTCACAAGAGGATTGTCAGACTTGATCACAGGTCTGAAGGAGACTCTGGACTCTCAGGTGTGTCGAGGCTTTGTGGACGCCTTCCTCACCAAGAAGCAGAAGTTGGAG GAATCAGGCATTGCAGATTCTCACTACAGTGACAACAACCTCATATTTTCCGTGAGCAACCTGTTTGCTGCTGGTACTGACACCACAGGAACTACATTATGCTGGAGTCTTCTGATCATGGCCAAGTATCCTAATATACAGG ACAAGGTTCACGAGGAGATCAGCAGGGTGATAGGAAGTCGTCAGGTCTAtgtagaggacaggaagaacCTTCCCTACACTGATGCTGTCATCCATGAGACCCAGAGACTGGCCGACATTGTACCCATGTCCATCCCTCACATCACCAGCAGAGATGTCACCTTCCAGGGATACTTCATCAAGAAG GGGACGACTGTCGTCCCTCTGCTGACAACTGTTTTGCACGACGAGAGCAAATGGGAGAGCCCTCACACCTTCAACCCCGCCCACTTCCTGGATGCTCAAGGTCGATTTGTCAAGAGGGAGGCGTTCATGCCCTTTTCTGCAG gtcgcagggtgtgtctgggggagggtctGGCCAGGATGGAGCTGTTCctcttcttcacctctctcctccaacactttcgtttctctcctccacccggGGTAACAGAGGATGATCTGGACCTCACTCCAGCTGTGGGCTTCATCCTTAACCCTTCACCCCACAAGCTGTGTGCCGTCAGCAGGGTGTGA